One Glycine soja cultivar W05 chromosome 2, ASM419377v2, whole genome shotgun sequence genomic region harbors:
- the LOC114382291 gene encoding cytochrome P450 90B1-like produces the protein MSDSHLITFCFLSCSILALILITFIFTRRKKPKFNLPPGQMGWPLLGETIGYLNPYPAVTLGEFMENHIARYGKIYKSNLFGGPAIVSADAGLNRFILQNDGKLFEISYPKSIRDILGKWSMLVLVGDMHKEMRNISLNFLSNAKLRTHLVKEVERHALLVINSWNNNSTFSALQEAKKFTFNFMAKRIMSLEPGNPETGQLRREYVSFMKGVVSTAPLNLPGTAYRKALKSRGAVKKIIEGKMEERNKRIQKGNASLEEDHDLLSWVMTHTNLSNEQILDLVLSLLFAGHETSSVAIALAIYFLPGCPRAIQQLREEHVEIVTSKKQTGEVELTWDDYKRMEFTHCVVNETLRLGNVVRFIHRKAIKDVHYKGYDIPCGWKVLPVVSAVHLDPALFDQPHQFNPWRWQDKNKSGSCENANVNMNLMAFGGGPRMCAGSELGKLEMAVFIHHLILNYNWELVGEDQPIAYPYVDFPKALPIKVQTLLI, from the exons ATGTCAGACTCACACCTGATCactttctgttttctttcttgTTCCATCCTTGCTCTTATTCTCATCACCTTCATTTTCACCAGAAGAAAGAAACCAAAGTTTAATCTTCCCCCTGGCCAAATGGGGTGGCCCCTTCTTGGGGAAACCATAGGGTATTTGAACCCTTACCCTGCTGTTACACTTGGAGAATTTATGGAGAACCACATAGCAAG GTATGGTAAAATTTACAAGTCAAACTTGTTTGGGGGGCCAGCCATAGTGTCAGCAGATGCAGGGCTGAATAGGTTCATATTGCAGAACGATGGGAAGTTGTTTGAGATCAGCTATCCTAAGAGCATTCGTGATATACTCGGGAAATGGTCTATGTTGGTCTTAGTAGGGGACATGCACAAGGAAATGAGGAACATTTCACTCAACTTTCTCAGCAATGCTAAGCTCCGAACACATCTTGTCAAAGAGGTCGAGAGGCATGCCCTTCTCGTTATTAACTCATGGAACAATAATTCTACATTCTCCGCTCTACAAGAAGCCAAAAAG TTCACCTTCAATTTTATGGCGAAACGTATAATGAGCTTGGAGCCTGGGAATCCCGAAACAGGACAATTGAGGAGAGAATATGTGTCTTTCATGAAGGGTGTTGTATCTACTGCGCCTTTGAATTTGCCCGGAACAGCATACAGGAAAGCATTAAAG TCTAGGGGTGCCGTAAAGAAGATTATAGAGGGGAAAATGGAAGAAAGGAACAAGAGGATCCAAAAGGGTAACGCAAGTTTGGAGGAAGACCATGATCTTCTAAGTTGGGTTATGACGCACACAAATCTTTCAAATGAGCAAATACTTGACTTGGTATTGAGCTTGCTCTTTGCTGGCCACGAAACCTCATCGGTAGCCATAGCTCTAGCTATTTACTTCTTGCCGGGTTGTCCTCGAGCCATACAACAATTAAGG GAAGAACACGTGGAAATAGTCACTTCAAAGAAGCAGACAGGGGAAGTTGAATTGACTTGGGATGATTACAAAAGAATGGAGTTTACTCACTGT GTTGTGAACGAAACActtcgattaggaaatgttgtGAGGTTTATTCACAGGAAGGCTATTAAGGATGTTCACTACAAAG GTTATGATATTCCATGTGGGTGGAAAGTCCTTCCGGTGGTTTCAGCTGTGCATCTCGATCCTGCACTTTTTGACCAACCTCACCAATTTAATCCTTGGAGATGGCAG GACAAGAATAAGAGTGGAAGTTGCGAAAACGCGAATGTTAACATGAACTTGATGGCGTTTGGAGGAGGACCAAGGATGTGTGCGGGATCAGAGTTAGGGAAACTTGAAATGGCTGTGTTCATCCACCATCTCATCCTCAACTACAACTGGGAACTTGTTGGAGAGGATCAACCTATTGCATACCCTTACGTTGATTTCCCCAAAGCTTTACCCATCAAAGTCCAAACACTCCTCATTTAG